One window from the genome of Streptomyces cadmiisoli encodes:
- a CDS encoding heavy metal transporter: MSEPPRPPKRRGRLFRFGAAFVVMLAVAGYLVVQYVTGGAGGPGCKVVSADGDEAAYEFSPEQAVNAATITAVGTARGLPERAVTIALATALQESALRNIEHGDRDSLGLFQQRPSQGWGTEREIMDPVYSAGEFYDHLVKVPDYTRLPLTVAAQRVQRSGYPEAYAKHEPDAALLAAALSGRAAAVLTCQGRPDPVRVSGPDAVRSALVRDFGRDAVEQAGAEVAADERKPAPGEPVTETDGRTVTVPLTADGGPDGRDARDVGERGWQVAHWAVANASALHIKRVLYDGREWTSGRTNGEWRPVADDAKGGTGARKAANSVRIVTAQ, translated from the coding sequence GTGTCTGAGCCACCCCGCCCTCCCAAGCGTCGCGGCCGCCTCTTCCGTTTCGGGGCGGCCTTCGTGGTGATGCTCGCCGTCGCGGGCTACCTCGTGGTCCAGTACGTCACCGGCGGCGCGGGCGGTCCCGGCTGCAAGGTGGTCTCGGCCGACGGGGACGAAGCCGCGTACGAGTTCTCGCCCGAGCAGGCGGTGAACGCGGCGACGATCACCGCGGTCGGCACCGCGCGCGGACTGCCCGAGCGGGCCGTGACGATCGCGCTCGCCACCGCGCTGCAGGAGTCGGCGCTGCGCAACATCGAGCACGGTGACCGCGACTCCCTCGGCCTGTTCCAGCAGCGGCCGTCGCAGGGCTGGGGCACGGAGCGGGAGATCATGGATCCGGTCTACTCGGCGGGCGAGTTCTACGACCACCTGGTGAAGGTGCCCGACTACACCCGGCTGCCGCTGACCGTCGCCGCGCAGCGCGTGCAGCGCAGCGGTTACCCGGAGGCGTACGCCAAGCACGAGCCGGACGCCGCGCTGCTCGCGGCCGCGCTCAGCGGGCGGGCCGCGGCCGTGCTGACCTGTCAGGGCCGGCCCGACCCCGTCCGTGTCTCCGGGCCGGACGCGGTGCGCTCCGCGCTCGTACGGGACTTCGGGCGGGACGCGGTGGAGCAGGCCGGCGCCGAGGTGGCCGCCGACGAGCGGAAGCCCGCGCCGGGCGAGCCGGTCACCGAGACCGACGGGCGCACCGTGACGGTCCCGCTGACCGCGGACGGCGGACCGGACGGGCGGGACGCGCGGGACGTCGGCGAGCGGGGCTGGCAGGTGGCGCACTGGGCCGTGGCCAACGCCTCCGCGCTGCACATCAAGCGTGTCCTGTACGACGGCCGGGAGTGGACCTCCGGGCGCACCAACGGCGAGTGGCGTCCCGTCGCCGACGACGCGAAGGGCGGCACCGGAGCACGGAAGGCCGCGAACTCGGTCCGAATTGTCACTGCACAGTAG
- the mshB gene encoding N-acetyl-1-D-myo-inositol-2-amino-2-deoxy-alpha-D-glucopyranoside deacetylase: protein MTELPFRRLLLVHAHPDDESINNGATMARYAAEGVHVTLVTCTLGERGEVIPPELAHLTGAALGEHRLRELTAAMGELGVTDFRLLGGAGRYGDSGMMGLADNDDPGCFWQADVDEAAARLVEVIREVRPQVLVTYDPDGGYGHPDHIQTHRVATRAAELAAAEGRPIAKVYWNRVPRATAEKAFAGLREDLPRTPFDRAAGLDDVPGVVDDERVTTEIDGTAYAAAKAAAMRAHATQITVAEPYFALSNGLAQPVLTTEHYELVDGGSGRVRETDLFDGMEEGS, encoded by the coding sequence ATGACGGAACTGCCCTTTCGGCGTCTGCTGCTGGTGCACGCGCACCCGGACGACGAGTCGATCAACAACGGCGCGACCATGGCCAGGTATGCAGCCGAGGGTGTCCATGTGACCCTGGTCACGTGCACTCTCGGTGAGCGCGGCGAGGTCATCCCTCCCGAGCTCGCGCATCTCACCGGTGCCGCCCTCGGCGAGCACCGTCTGCGCGAGCTCACCGCGGCCATGGGCGAGCTGGGCGTCACCGACTTCCGTCTGCTCGGCGGCGCCGGGCGGTACGGGGACTCCGGGATGATGGGCCTGGCCGACAACGACGACCCCGGCTGCTTCTGGCAGGCCGACGTCGACGAGGCCGCCGCCCGTCTCGTCGAGGTGATCCGCGAGGTCCGCCCCCAGGTCCTGGTCACCTACGACCCCGACGGCGGCTACGGCCACCCCGACCACATCCAGACCCACCGGGTCGCCACGCGCGCGGCCGAGCTGGCCGCCGCCGAGGGCCGGCCCATCGCCAAGGTCTACTGGAACCGGGTGCCCCGCGCCACCGCCGAGAAGGCCTTCGCCGGCCTTCGTGAGGATTTGCCGCGCACCCCGTTCGACCGGGCCGCCGGCCTCGACGACGTTCCGGGCGTCGTGGACGACGAGCGCGTCACCACCGAGATCGACGGCACCGCGTACGCTGCCGCGAAGGCCGCCGCGATGCGCGCGCACGCCACGCAGATCACCGTCGCCGAACCGTATTTCGCGCTGTCCAACGGACTCGCGCAGCCCGTCCTCACCACGGAGCACTACGAGTTGGTGGACGGCGGGAGCGGCCGGGTGCGGGAGACGGATCTGTTCGACGGGATGGAGGAGGGTTCATGA
- a CDS encoding GNAT family N-acetyltransferase: protein MEISSMGRLEVRITTADVGKRVSVRRLGHTGVTQEKFTDTVGVLTSWDDGVLVITRRDGERVRIEESSLVAGKVVPAVPARRRGPAASYEELARVAARSWRPVDGERLGDWELRAAGGFTRRANSVLPLGDPGIPLDDALAFVRRWYGERGLPAYVQTATGAVGAQEALCAALEARGWTREVTAELWTGALAPVADRAEGSGVVLSREADAAWLARYRRTGVGEVALKVLGSGASVWFATVPGEGPVPAAVGRCVVDGRWAGFAAVEVAPELRRRGLAGAVMAALARRALEEGASAAWLQVETDNAGARALYAGMGFAAHHAYHHYREPQASGVVRN from the coding sequence GTGGAAATCTCGTCGATGGGCCGCCTTGAGGTCCGTATCACCACTGCTGACGTGGGCAAACGGGTCTCCGTACGCCGGTTGGGCCACACTGGTGTCACGCAGGAGAAATTCACCGACACGGTGGGTGTTCTCACATCCTGGGACGACGGTGTGCTGGTGATCACACGGCGGGACGGTGAGCGCGTCCGGATCGAGGAGTCGTCGCTGGTCGCGGGCAAGGTGGTGCCCGCGGTACCGGCGCGGCGGCGCGGTCCGGCCGCCTCCTACGAGGAGCTCGCGCGGGTCGCCGCCCGGTCCTGGCGGCCGGTGGACGGCGAGCGGCTGGGCGATTGGGAACTGCGCGCGGCCGGCGGATTCACCCGGCGGGCCAACTCCGTGCTGCCGCTGGGCGATCCCGGCATACCGCTCGACGACGCGCTGGCCTTCGTACGCCGGTGGTACGGCGAGCGAGGGCTTCCCGCGTACGTCCAGACCGCCACCGGCGCCGTGGGCGCGCAGGAGGCGCTCTGCGCGGCGCTGGAGGCGCGCGGATGGACGCGTGAGGTGACCGCGGAGCTGTGGACCGGGGCGCTCGCGCCGGTCGCCGACCGGGCCGAGGGGAGCGGGGTCGTGCTGTCCCGGGAGGCGGACGCGGCATGGCTCGCGCGCTACCGGCGCACGGGCGTCGGCGAGGTGGCTCTGAAGGTGCTGGGCAGCGGCGCGTCGGTGTGGTTCGCGACCGTGCCGGGCGAGGGCCCGGTCCCGGCCGCCGTCGGGCGGTGCGTGGTCGACGGGCGGTGGGCCGGGTTCGCCGCGGTCGAGGTCGCCCCGGAGCTGCGGCGGCGCGGGCTGGCCGGCGCCGTGATGGCCGCGCTGGCCCGGCGGGCCCTGGAGGAAGGCGCCTCGGCCGCGTGGCTCCAGGTCGAGACGGACAACGCGGGGGCGCGGGCGCTGTACGCCGGGATGGGATTCGCCGCGCACCACGCGTACCACCACTACCGGGAGCCTCAGGCGTCCGGCGTTGTCCGGAACTGA
- a CDS encoding bifunctional succinyldiaminopimelate transaminase/glutamate-prephenate aminotransferase, whose translation MSAVSDRLPAFPWDKLAPYKQTAAGHPDGIVDLSVGTPVDPVPELVQKALIAAADSPGYPTVWGTPELRDAITGWLRRRLGARDVTHHHVLPIVGSKELVAWLPTQLGLGPGDRVAFPRLAYPTYEVGARLARAGHEAYDDPTELDPANLRLLWLNSPSNPTGGVLSKAELTRIVAWAREHGVLLVSDECYIELGWEADPVSVLHPDVNGGSYEGIVTVHSLSKRSNLAGYRAAFLAGDPAVLAPLLEIRKHGGMMTSAPTQAAVVAALGDDDHVRVQRERYAARRTLLREALLGHGFRIEHSEASLYLWATRDESCWATVAHLAALGILVAPGDFYGPAGENFVRVALTATDERVAAAVKRLAA comes from the coding sequence GTGTCCGCAGTCTCCGACCGTCTCCCGGCCTTCCCGTGGGACAAGCTGGCGCCGTACAAGCAGACGGCGGCCGGTCACCCGGACGGCATCGTCGACCTGTCCGTCGGTACGCCCGTCGACCCGGTGCCCGAGCTCGTCCAGAAGGCGCTGATCGCCGCGGCCGACTCCCCGGGCTATCCGACCGTGTGGGGCACGCCCGAGCTGCGCGACGCGATCACCGGCTGGCTGCGCCGCCGCCTCGGCGCCCGGGACGTGACCCACCACCACGTCCTGCCGATCGTCGGCTCCAAGGAACTCGTCGCCTGGCTCCCCACCCAGCTGGGCCTCGGCCCCGGCGACCGGGTCGCCTTCCCGCGGCTCGCCTACCCGACCTACGAGGTGGGCGCGCGCCTGGCCCGGGCCGGCCACGAGGCCTACGACGACCCGACGGAGCTCGACCCGGCGAACCTGAGGCTGCTCTGGCTGAACTCGCCCTCGAATCCGACGGGCGGGGTCCTGTCGAAGGCCGAGCTGACCCGGATCGTCGCCTGGGCGCGTGAGCACGGCGTGCTGCTGGTCTCCGACGAGTGCTACATCGAGCTGGGCTGGGAGGCGGACCCGGTCTCCGTCCTCCACCCGGACGTCAACGGCGGCTCGTACGAGGGCATCGTCACGGTCCACTCGCTGTCCAAGCGGTCCAACCTCGCCGGCTACCGCGCCGCCTTCCTGGCCGGTGACCCGGCCGTCCTGGCCCCCTTGCTGGAGATCCGCAAGCACGGCGGCATGATGACGTCGGCGCCGACCCAGGCGGCCGTGGTGGCGGCTCTCGGCGACGACGACCACGTCCGCGTGCAGCGGGAGCGCTACGCCGCCCGGCGCACGCTCCTGCGCGAGGCCCTGCTGGGCCACGGCTTCCGCATCGAGCACAGCGAGGCGAGCCTGTACCTGTGGGCCACCCGCGACGAGTCCTGCTGGGCCACGGTGGCGCACCTGGCCGCTCTGGGCATCCTGGTCGCCCCCGGTGACTTCTACGGCCCGGCGGGGGAGAACTTCGTGCGGGTGGCCCTGACGGCGACCGACGAGCGGGTCGCGGCCGCGGTGAAGCGCCTCGCGGCGTAG
- a CDS encoding DUF6113 family protein, translating to MSGHGSTLAQPLRRPSAGRIAAHLGLFVLGAVVGVAGALVQSGWFPGGLLLALLGGAGLFLGAARATGGRGGAVASAAGWMLAVVLLTASRPEGDFVFAAGGGSYIFLLGGMAVAVMCATLGPGRQPGGRSARLGK from the coding sequence ATGAGCGGGCACGGCTCGACGCTCGCCCAGCCGCTGCGACGGCCCTCCGCCGGGCGGATCGCCGCCCACCTGGGGCTGTTCGTGCTCGGCGCGGTCGTCGGCGTCGCGGGTGCGCTGGTGCAGTCCGGCTGGTTCCCGGGCGGACTGCTGCTGGCCCTGCTGGGCGGGGCCGGACTCTTCCTGGGCGCGGCCCGGGCGACCGGCGGCCGGGGCGGGGCCGTGGCGTCCGCCGCGGGCTGGATGCTCGCGGTCGTCCTGCTCACCGCCAGCCGTCCCGAGGGCGACTTCGTGTTCGCCGCGGGAGGCGGTTCGTACATCTTCCTGCTCGGCGGGATGGCCGTCGCTGTGATGTGCGCCACGCTCGGTCCGGGACGGCAACCGGGCGGTCGGTCCGCCCGACTTGGCAAGTGA
- the fdxA gene encoding ferredoxin, translating into MTYVIAQPCVDVKDKACIEECPVDCIYEGSRSLYIHPDECVDCGACEPVCPVEAIFYEDDTPEEWKDYYKANVEFFDELGSPGGASKLGLIERDHPFIAALPPQGE; encoded by the coding sequence GTGACCTACGTCATCGCGCAGCCTTGTGTCGACGTCAAGGACAAGGCGTGCATCGAGGAGTGCCCGGTCGACTGCATCTACGAGGGCTCCCGGTCCTTGTACATCCACCCGGACGAATGCGTCGACTGCGGTGCGTGTGAGCCGGTCTGCCCGGTGGAGGCGATCTTCTACGAGGACGACACGCCGGAGGAGTGGAAGGACTACTACAAGGCGAACGTCGAGTTCTTCGACGAGCTCGGCTCGCCCGGTGGCGCGAGCAAGCTCGGTCTGATCGAGAGGGATCACCCCTTCATCGCCGCGCTCCCGCCGCAGGGCGAGTAA
- a CDS encoding transglutaminase-like domain-containing protein yields the protein MRPPFPPPPDRSAELRRRFAEEVRSERPDLATLCLLIGAEADGTLDEAGIDAAQLALDELAGRLPFRPGGPRAWAAALHELLGERCGFHGTPGDYQRLESSLLHCVLRRRRGLPIVLSVVWVEVARRAGAPVYGVALPGHFVAGFGEPEEQVLADPFDGGRVLTGTDAELLVVGATGAPLDSSMLEPAPPLDVVVRILNNVRAWAAARAERSDVALWAVELSLLMPAHPARLRYERAQLLVRRGSFLEGAAELDAYAEVVGAVDEGAAERIRGEAGVARAMLN from the coding sequence ATGCGTCCCCCCTTCCCGCCTCCGCCGGATCGCTCGGCCGAGCTGCGGCGGAGGTTCGCCGAGGAGGTCCGGTCCGAGCGGCCCGATCTGGCCACCCTGTGCCTGCTCATCGGAGCGGAGGCGGACGGGACCCTGGACGAGGCCGGGATCGACGCCGCGCAGCTGGCGCTGGACGAACTGGCCGGCCGGCTGCCGTTCCGGCCGGGCGGACCGCGCGCCTGGGCCGCGGCGTTGCACGAGCTGCTCGGCGAGCGGTGCGGGTTCCATGGCACGCCGGGCGACTACCAGCGTCTGGAGTCCTCGCTCCTGCACTGCGTACTGCGGCGGCGGCGCGGGCTGCCGATCGTGCTGTCGGTGGTGTGGGTGGAGGTGGCCCGGCGGGCGGGGGCACCGGTGTACGGGGTGGCGCTCCCGGGGCACTTCGTGGCCGGTTTCGGGGAGCCCGAGGAGCAGGTGCTCGCCGACCCGTTCGACGGGGGGCGGGTGCTGACCGGGACCGACGCCGAGCTCCTGGTCGTGGGCGCGACAGGGGCGCCGCTGGATTCCTCGATGCTGGAGCCCGCGCCGCCGCTGGACGTGGTGGTGCGGATCCTGAACAACGTCCGGGCGTGGGCGGCGGCCCGCGCCGAACGCTCCGACGTGGCGCTGTGGGCGGTGGAGCTGTCCCTGCTGATGCCCGCGCACCCGGCCCGGCTGCGCTACGAGCGGGCCCAGCTGCTGGTCCGCCGGGGGAGCTTCCTGGAGGGCGCCGCGGAGCTGGACGCGTACGCCGAGGTGGTGGGCGCGGTCGACGAGGGCGCCGCCGAGCGGATCCGCGGTGAGGCGGGCGTCGCTCGGGCGATGCTCAACTAG